In Arachis hypogaea cultivar Tifrunner chromosome 17, arahy.Tifrunner.gnm2.J5K5, whole genome shotgun sequence, a single window of DNA contains:
- the LOC112762491 gene encoding AUGMIN subunit 4-like, with protein sequence MVKGQNAPSELRHVIDQLERYCMAPDGSLMSINVYNDLHLAREEMCRERIRYLEAMAIYSEVVAMVEEYHESSSSGGISDSSGGLHSPLGTMNSSQVHKTLEHRMAVAEAAQRLRLPLIAEDGKLHEHEDIEKLSVVSRSFIDSNSSSPNATIYSSNAANYATPRSSISGVNSAFSVIVDSAEPGIFGVPDRFLGITPAYLWQSQIQKTPSSGDMREYCKSLSREIDDRLKLKCDMLLSAFVLDVDENNSFSSPSLRTSSLLAERVKSMIEQIEREETALRENLYSAYRKFAEYYNVLEQILGVIIELFNNFKLGHQHDYDEVKKSWLCQRCEAMDAKLKVLEHFFLYKTYNEETVPALYKIREYIVEATKEASDTYNKAFTRLMEYQGLDDEFEDMAREYEDILEKLENMQWTIQQVEMDLKSFAR encoded by the exons atggtgaAGGGACAAAACGCACCAAGCGAattgagacatgttattgatcaGCTGGAGCGTTACTGCATGGCACCCGATGGATCTCTCATGTCCATCAATGTTTACAACGATCTCCATCtt GCAAGAGAGGAAATGTGCAGGGAGAGAATACGCTACCTGGAAGCCATG GCAATATACTCCGAGGTGGTTGCAATGGTGGAAGAGTATCATGAATCATCGAGCTCCGGCGGAATAAGCGATTCTTCTGGTGGTCTTCATTCGCCACTTGGAACGATGAACTCATCTCAG GTGCATAAGACTTTAGAGCATCGGATGGCTGTGGCCGAGGCGGCTCAAAGATTGAGACTTCCACTTATTGCTGAAGATGGGAAACTTCATGAGCATGAAGATATTGAGAAGTTGAGTGTGGTGTCTAGAAGCTTCATTGATAGTAACAGTTCCAGTCCCAATGCCACCATCTATTCAAGCAATGCTGCAAATTATGCTACTCCAAGAAGCTCCATCAGTGGGGTTAATTCTGCATTCTCTGTTATAGTAGATTCGGCAGAACCAGGAATTTTTGGTGTCCCTGATCGCTTTTTGGGAATTACACCTGCTTATTTGTGGCAAAGTCAAATTCAAAAAACACCATCATCTGGG GATATGAGAGAATACTGCAAGTCTCTTTCCCGTGAGATAGACGATCGCCTGAAATTGAAATGTGATATGCTATTAAGTGCCTTTGTATTGGATGTCGACGAAAATA ATTCTTTTTCATCTCCAAGTCTCAGAACGAGTTCTTTGCTTGCAGAAAG GGTGAAGTCAATGATTGAACAGATTGAAAGAGAAGAAACAGCATTGCGAGAGAACCTTTATTCTGCATATAGAAAGTTTGCTGAATACTATAAT GTCCTGGAGCAGATACTTGGGGTGATTATTGaactatttaataattttaagttGGGACATCAACATGATTAT GATGAAGTGAAGAAGTCATGGCTCTGTCAAAGATGTGAGGCAATGGATGCAAAATTAAA GGTCTTAGAGCATTTTTTCCTTTATAAGACTTACAATGAAGAAACCGTACCTGCCCTATATAAGATAAG GGAATATATTGTTGAGGCTACTAAAGAAGCTTCCGATACTTATAATAAAGCG TTTACTCGCCTGATGGAATACCAAGGTCTTGATGATGAATTTGAGGACATGGCAAGGGAGTATGAGGATATTTTAGAG AAATTGGAAAATATGCAATGGACAATTCAACAAGTTGAGATGGATCTGAAATCATTTGCTAGATAA
- the LOC112765831 gene encoding calcium-dependent protein kinase 2, producing MGACISKSQSSKAKAKAYAPYPFDESSETILGIPFEHIGKFYTFGKELGRGNCGVTHLCIERSSGLQYACKSISKKKLLSRGGDYKDALKKEIQVMMHLSGQPNVVEFKSVFEDSLYVHIVMELCSGGHLLHRIMQKGHYNERDAASLCREIVTIVHQCHFMGVMHRDLKPENLMFSTRGEDAILKAIDFGHASFIEQGEKYADVLGSPYYIAPEVLKGKHGKEADIWSAGVILYALLSGMPPFWAEKEEGIFRAILLGRIDFESHPWPRISKDAKDLVSKMLTLDPEKRITSAEVLEHKWIKENVKASSHHKPMDNAILSRMNAFREMNMLKKLSLKVIAQNLSKEEVRGLKTMFANMDTDNDGAITSEELKTGMQKLGSKLTDSEAKQIMDAVDMDRNGTFDCIEFITAAMHRHRLKRDQNLNKAFQYFNIDKSGFITRDNLNTLMAEFGANDEVTINEIISQIDTDNDGRISYEEFCTMMSC from the exons ATGGGTGCTTGTATAAGTAAAAGCCAAAGttcaaaagcaaaagcaaaagcATATGCACCCTACCCATTTGATGAAAGTTCTGAAACAATTCTTGGGATACCATTTGAACACATTGGTAAGTTCTACACTTTTGGGAAGGAATTAGGGAGGGGCAATTGTGGTGTGACACATTTGTGCATTGAGAGATCAAGTGGATTGCAATATGCATGCAAATCAATCTCAAAGAAGAAGCTTCTAAGCAGAGGTGGTGATTATAAGGATGCCTTAAAGAAGGAGATCCAAGTTATGATGCATTTGAGTGGCCAACCAAATGTTGTTGAGTTCAAAAGTGTTTTTGAGGATTCTCTTTATGTTCATATTGTTATGGAGCTATGTTCAGGTGGCCATCTTCTCCATAGGATTATGCAAAAGGGTCATTACAATGAAAGAGATGCTGCTTCATTGTGTAGAGAAATTGTTACCATTGTTCATCAATGCCATTTCATGGGTGTTATGCATAGGGACCTTAAACCAGAGAATCTCATGTTTTCTACTAGGGGTGAAGATGCAATTCTTAAGGCCATTGATTTTGGCCATGCCTCTTTCATTGAACAAG GAGAGAAATATGCTGATGTTCTTGGGAGTCCATACTATATTGCTCCAGAAGTTCTAAAAGGCAAACATGGAAAGGAAGCAGATATATGGAGTGCAGGAGTTATATTGTATGCCTTACTCAGTGGTATGCCTCCATTTTGGGCAG AGAAAGAAGAGGGAATATTTAGAGCTATACTACTAGGCCGTATCGATTTTGAAAGTCATCCATGGCCAAGAATATCAAAGGATGCTAAAGACCTTGTGTCTAAGATGCTCACACTTGATCCAGAGAAACGCATTACATCTGCTGAAGTTCTAG AGCACAAGTGGATTAAAGAAAATGTGAAGGCTTCTTCTCatcacaagccaatggacaatgCAATCCTTTCCAGAATGAATGCATTCAGAGAAATGAATATGCTAAAGAAACTTTCCCTCAAA GTTATTGCGCAAAATCTTTCTAAAGAAGAGGTCCGAGGTTTGAAGACAATGTTTGCAAATATGGACACTGATAATGATGGTGCAATCACCTCTGAAGAACTGAAGACAGGAATGCAAAAACTTGGTTCAAAGCTTACTGATTCCGAAGCGAAGCAGATTATGGATGCT GTTGATATGGATAGAAATGGCACTTTTGACTGCATAGAGTTCATCACTGCTGCAATGCACAGGCATAGATTAAAAAGAGATCAAAACCTTAACAAGGCCTTCCAATATTTTAATATAGACAAGAGTGG GTTTATTACAAGAGATAATCTGAACACACTCATGGCAGAATTTGGTGCCAATGATGAAGTCACAATCAATGAAATAATATCTCAAATTGATACAGATAAT GATGGTAGAATAAGCTATGAAGAATTTTGTACAATGATGAGCTGTTAG
- the LOC114925689 gene encoding calcium-dependent protein kinase 2 — translation MGGCLSKKGSEHEYNGYRHGHEPYVNQSKNPPPPPHHHHHHHHHHQQQQQQQQQQQQQQRQPYNIPEKPAAPQANWNKNTVPVPSPKPVIRSDTILGKPLEDVRQYYTLGKELGRGQFGVTYLCTENSSGLQYACKSISKRKLVSKSDKEDIKREIHIMQHLSGQANIVEFKGAYEDKHSVHVVMELCAGGELFDRIIAKGHYSERAAASICRQIVNVVHICHFMGVMHRDLKPENFLLSSKDDKALLKATDFGLSVFIDEGKVYRDIVGSAYYVAPEVLRRRYGKEIDVWSAGVILYILLSGVPPFWAEMEKGIFDAILEGHIDFETAPWPSISNSAKDLVRKMLTQDPKKRITSAQVLEHPWIREDGNASDKPIDSAVLSRMKQFRAMNKLKKLALKVIAENLSEEEIQGLKSMFTNIDTDNSGSITYEELRAGLQRLGSKLTEAEVRQLMDAADVDGNGTIDYIEFITATMHRHRLERDEHLYKAFQYFDKDNSGFITRDELESAMKEYGMGDEATIREIISEVDTDNDGRINYEEFCTMMRSGTTHQGKLF, via the exons ATGGGTGGTTGTTTGAGTAAAAAAGGATCAGAACATGAATACAATGGTTACAGACATGGACATGAACCCTATGTGAACCAATCAAAGAACCCTCCTCCACccccacatcatcatcatcatcatcatcatcatcatcaacaacaacaacaacaacaacaacaacaacaacaacaacagcggCAACCTTACAATATACCTGAGAAACCTGCTGCACCTCAAGCCAATTGGAACAAGAACACTGTTCCTGTTCCAAGTCCAAAACCTGTTATCAGGTCAGATACAATTCTTGGGAAGCCATTAGAGGATGTTAGGCAATACTATACCCTTGGAAAAGAATTGGGGAGAGGCCAATTTGGTGTGACATATCTCTGCACTGAGAATTCAAGTGGCCTGCAATATGCTTGTAAATCGATCTCAAAGAGGAAGCTTGTTAGCAAATCTGATAAGGAGGATATAAAAAGGGAGATTCATATTATGCAGCATTTGAGTGGACAAGCAAACATTGTTGAATTCAAAGGTGCTTATGAGGACAAGCATTCAGTTCATGTTGTCATGGAGTTGTGTGCAGGTGGTGAGCTTTTTGATAGGATCATTGCAAAGGGACATTACAGTGAAAGAGCTGCAGCTTCAATATGCAGACAGATTGTGAATGTTGTTCATATTTGCCATTTCATGGGTGTGATGCATAGGGATCTTAAGCCAGAGAATTTCTTGTTGTCCAGTAAGGATGACAAGGCACTTCTCAAGGCCACGGATTTCGGCCTGTCGGTATTCATTGATGAAG GCAAGGTGTATCGTGATATAGTTGGGAGCGCTTATTATGTTGCCCCGGAAGTTCTACGTCGTAGATATGGAAAGGAAATAGATGTATGGAGTGCAGGAGTTATATTATATATCTTACTCAGTGGTGTGCCTCCATTCTGGGCAG AGATGGAAAAGGGAATATTTGATGCCATATTGGAAGGCCATATTGATTTCGAAACCGCCCCATGGCCAAGCATATCAAATAGTGCTAAGGACCTCGTTCGTAAGATGCTTACACAGGACCCAAAGAAACGCATCACTTCGGCTCAAGTTCTTG AGCACCCATGGATTAGAGAAGATGGAAATGCTTCTGACAAGCCAATAGACAGTGCAGTCCTTTCCAGAATGAAGCAATTTAGAGCAATGAATAAACTAAAGAAACTTGCACTCAAG gTCATAGCTGAAAATCTTTCTGAAGAAGAGATCCAAGGTTTAAAGTCAATGTTTACAAATATTGACACTGACAATAGCGGTTCAATCACATATGAGGAACTAAGGGCTGGATTGCAACGACTTGGATCGAAACTCACTGAAGCCGAAGTGCGGCAGTTGATGGATGCT GCTGATGTGGATGGAAACGGCACGATCGACTACATAGAATTCATCACTGCTACAATGCATAGACATAGGTTAGAAAGAGATGAGCATCTTTACAAGGCCTTCCAATATTTTGATAAAGACAACAGTGG GTTTATTACAAGAGATGAACTAGAATCAGCCATGAAAGAATATGGCATGGGTGATGAAGCCACAATCAGGGAAATCATATCTGAAGTTGATACAGATAAT gATGGAAGAATCAACTATGAAGAATTTTGTACAATGATGAGGAGTGGAACAACTCATCAAGGCAAACTATTCTAA